Proteins from a single region of Runella sp. SP2:
- a CDS encoding cytochrome c, with the protein MRLGLTLSLLFFITNSWAQTKTTFYEQIEPIIAKNCTGCHRPGGIGPFSLQTYQEVAKRSEFVAKVTQIRYMPPFPADRSFQHYANERGLTEDEIALIQQWVAQGSVEGRSLNAKSTVNRRRSTDVTTSHSTIDRGLSTEKRQPDLVLKMQNPFTVPNTGVEEFRYFHIPTGLTEDVMVEAIEFLPGNRKVVHHSRVMVDTSGRMAGLEGMQGTDPKLAEFQKIPMADEFLYGWVPGNDRIQFPDGVAKKIKAHSNLILYMHYSPSATFQTDQSEIRLYYTRKPVEREVQSLILHEQHITNPPFLIRANQKASFFMSLGPLKEDISAISILPHMHYLGKTFKSFGITPDGDLAPFIKIDNWDFNWQMTYQFEKLVKVPRGTVILAEAAYDNTEENLLNPFKPARDVGFGWNTTSEMMEMVIYYVPYRTGDENRLQVTSNK; encoded by the coding sequence ATGCGACTGGGGTTAACGCTCTCTTTACTGTTTTTTATTACTAACTCGTGGGCTCAAACGAAAACAACCTTTTACGAGCAGATTGAACCCATCATCGCCAAAAACTGCACGGGTTGCCACCGCCCTGGCGGCATCGGGCCTTTTAGTCTCCAAACCTACCAAGAAGTTGCCAAACGTTCCGAATTTGTGGCCAAAGTCACCCAAATCCGTTACATGCCTCCTTTTCCTGCCGACCGCTCTTTTCAGCATTATGCCAACGAACGCGGACTCACCGAGGACGAAATTGCGTTGATTCAACAATGGGTAGCACAAGGAAGTGTGGAAGGGAGGTCCTTAAACGCTAAGTCAACAGTCAATAGACGACGGTCAACAGATGTGACAACCAGCCATTCGACCATCGACCGTGGACTATCGACCGAAAAGCGCCAACCCGATTTGGTTCTAAAAATGCAAAATCCGTTTACGGTTCCCAATACGGGCGTTGAAGAGTTTAGGTATTTTCACATTCCCACTGGGCTAACCGAAGATGTGATGGTGGAAGCCATTGAGTTTTTACCTGGCAACCGCAAAGTGGTACACCACAGCCGTGTGATGGTAGATACCAGCGGACGCATGGCGGGGCTGGAAGGAATGCAGGGCACTGACCCCAAGTTGGCGGAGTTCCAGAAAATACCCATGGCCGACGAATTTCTTTACGGCTGGGTGCCTGGCAATGACCGCATTCAGTTTCCCGATGGCGTTGCGAAGAAAATCAAGGCACATTCAAACCTGATTTTGTACATGCACTACTCACCCTCGGCCACCTTCCAAACCGATCAATCAGAAATCCGTCTTTACTACACCCGTAAGCCCGTCGAGCGCGAAGTTCAGTCACTTATTCTTCACGAGCAGCACATCACGAATCCACCGTTTCTGATTCGGGCCAACCAAAAGGCGTCATTTTTTATGAGCCTAGGGCCGCTCAAAGAAGATATTTCCGCGATTTCGATTTTGCCCCACATGCACTATTTGGGCAAAACCTTCAAGTCGTTTGGAATCACACCCGACGGCGACTTGGCACCGTTTATTAAAATTGACAATTGGGATTTTAATTGGCAAATGACCTACCAATTTGAAAAGCTCGTGAAAGTACCTCGCGGCACCGTTATATTGGCCGAAGCGGCCTATGACAATACGGAAGAAAACCTCCTCAATCCCTTCAAACCTGCCCGCGACGTAGGCTTTGGCTGGAATACCACCTCTGAAATGATGGAAATGGTGATTTATTACGTTCCCTACCGAACGGGCGACGAAAATCGACTGCAGGTTACTTCTAACAAATAG
- a CDS encoding glycoside hydrolase family 32 protein, protein MKQLLASFCLLMTFFSGLAQDFRPTFHYTPPKNWVNDPNGLVYLDGEYHLFYQYNPFGNKWGHMSWGHAVSKDLVTWETLSVALPEYPNADGTTTMVFSGCAVVDSLNTSGFFEEGFHKGLVAIYTSHIEGKAQHQSIAYSSDKGRTWQLYEKNPVLDLGMKDFRDPNVIWYPEHNAWIMTVVKPLEYTVQFYESKDLKTWALLSEFGKQGDMTKIWECPSLIKIPVEGKGKSQSKWVLMISSGHRQKGYLAMQYFVGDFDGKQFTPQKQDEILYVDEGKDFYAGIPFSNLPPKHKKPIMIGWINDWEYANDIPTGDTWRGAFSVPREMSLRMTPNGYRLFQRPVPMFQKVMSKKALVAKNTAISGVWKVPFQGSSYDLLLAIQPQKAEGFTLRLLQSGEEATVLRYDVATQELSLDRTKSGLTEFHRRFSGIDRVKVPLRKGKLYVRVLVDKSIVEVFAQGGEKVMTNWVFPTKNAGEISIASEGSSVKVNSLSIKTF, encoded by the coding sequence ATGAAACAGCTATTGGCTAGCTTTTGCCTTTTGATGACTTTTTTTTCGGGATTGGCGCAGGATTTTCGACCAACGTTTCATTATACTCCTCCCAAAAACTGGGTAAACGACCCCAACGGCTTGGTCTATCTTGATGGAGAGTATCATTTGTTTTATCAGTACAATCCTTTTGGGAACAAATGGGGGCACATGAGCTGGGGACATGCCGTGAGCAAAGACTTAGTGACGTGGGAAACGTTATCCGTTGCGCTACCTGAATACCCCAATGCTGACGGAACAACGACCATGGTGTTTTCGGGTTGTGCGGTAGTCGATAGCCTCAATACGTCAGGTTTTTTTGAGGAAGGATTTCATAAAGGACTGGTTGCTATTTACACGTCGCACATTGAAGGAAAAGCACAGCACCAAAGCATTGCGTATAGCAGCGATAAAGGCCGTACTTGGCAACTGTATGAGAAAAACCCTGTGCTGGATTTGGGAATGAAAGACTTTCGTGACCCCAACGTAATCTGGTATCCTGAACACAACGCTTGGATTATGACCGTGGTAAAACCGCTAGAATACACCGTGCAGTTTTATGAGTCCAAAGACTTGAAAACGTGGGCGTTGCTGAGTGAATTTGGCAAACAAGGCGACATGACCAAGATTTGGGAATGTCCTTCGCTGATTAAAATACCCGTAGAAGGGAAAGGTAAAAGCCAGTCGAAGTGGGTATTGATGATTTCAAGCGGGCATCGGCAAAAGGGTTATTTGGCGATGCAATACTTTGTTGGGGACTTTGACGGGAAGCAATTTACACCTCAAAAACAAGATGAAATTTTGTACGTGGACGAAGGAAAAGATTTCTACGCGGGAATTCCGTTTAGTAATTTGCCCCCAAAACACAAAAAACCAATCATGATAGGATGGATCAACGATTGGGAATATGCCAACGATATTCCTACGGGCGATACTTGGCGAGGGGCATTTTCGGTGCCACGTGAGATGTCGTTGCGGATGACACCTAACGGTTATCGGCTTTTTCAACGGCCTGTACCTATGTTTCAAAAAGTGATGAGTAAAAAAGCGTTAGTGGCTAAAAATACGGCCATCAGTGGTGTATGGAAAGTGCCTTTTCAGGGGAGTTCGTACGATTTACTGCTGGCAATCCAACCTCAAAAAGCAGAAGGGTTTACGCTTCGTTTGCTTCAAAGTGGAGAGGAAGCGACCGTGTTACGCTATGATGTGGCTACCCAAGAACTTTCGCTCGACCGCACCAAATCTGGCTTGACCGAATTTCACCGCCGTTTTTCGGGTATTGATCGGGTAAAAGTACCGCTCCGAAAAGGTAAGCTGTATGTGAGGGTATTGGTAGATAAGTCAATCGTGGAGGTGTTTGCGCAGGGGGGAGAAAAAGTAATGACTAATTGGGTATTTCCCACCAAAAATGCGGGTGAAATCTCCATTGCTTCAGAAGGTAGCAGCGTTAAAGTAAATTCCTTGTCTATCAAGACCTTCTAG
- the acpP gene encoding acyl carrier protein, with the protein MKDRILNILEEFGVQRSAVTENVHFVKDLGFDSLDTVDLMMKLEQEFGLRIPDEDYHKLTTLSKLIQYLEEEQSVAMAA; encoded by the coding sequence ATGAAAGATCGTATTTTAAACATCCTTGAAGAATTTGGCGTACAACGAAGCGCCGTCACAGAAAATGTTCATTTTGTAAAAGATTTAGGGTTTGACAGCCTCGACACTGTTGACTTAATGATGAAGCTTGAGCAAGAGTTTGGCTTGCGCATCCCTGACGAAGATTATCACAAACTCACTACATTGAGTAAACTTATCCAGTACCTTGAAGAAGAACAAAGCGTTGCGATGGCCGCCTAA
- a CDS encoding SusC/RagA family TonB-linked outer membrane protein, with the protein MRKILFLSFLLICAGCVTVVAQDRKITGKVTSAEDGSALPGVSVVVKGTSKGVNTDGNGSYSIDASNSSTLVFSFVGTVSQEIAVGNRTQINVTLAADTKQLSEVVVTAVGIQRDKKALAFAVSNVKGSDLQQRSEPDPLRALSGKVPGVNITAGNGAPGAGTRITIRGNNSFTGNNQPLFVVDGIPFDNGVNSTQGYNQNTVTSNRAYDIDPNNIESMTVLKGAAASALYGSRAANGVIVITTKAGSKSARKGLEVTYNSSYSVEKISSLPEYQDSYSQGSNQTYNGGFIGNWGTAMPDAVDRINAALGFERYSKIIDPDYPAGTIPHPLVDATVPYGAARYKTAFPELLQANGRGIAVPLKAYDIVGGFFRTGKVLENGIQINSTGDKTSINASMSRTKNDGIVPNSSTERTTLSFGGNATLVNGLNVSGSVAYTRTNQTSPQSGAGYYADYGGLASAGSIYSRLFYLPRNYDLNGYPFENPVDGSNVFYRALDNPLWTSKYNLYTSSVNRVYGNMALSYDVTPWLNLTARGGLNTYSEIRRNQVRPGGTFQPLGSVLRQDLTNSEVDFTFLATAQHDFTEKFNAKLLLGFNPNERSYSESGVAGSPVIDPNVMTTAATLTQTAYEYSRKRRLYGIFSELTLGYGNYAFITASVRQDHSSTLPAANNSYIYPAISGSLIFTDIFALPKNIINFGKIRANYAKVGKDADPYQVNTAYNLSRTFYNATAISTASLPSQLNNASLRPEFTSEVELGAELQFLNNRIGVDIANFNRVSTDLIVTRQLPNTTGFNTEITNAGKISNKGWELGLTLVPVKLRNGFTWTSFVAYTRIRSKVEDAGPGGEIFIGGTGLSSLGTIFRNGLPYGQIYGSVNARDENGNLLINPNTGLPIRAASASIIGDPNTRYTLGWTNTVSFKGFNLNILLDYKAGGSLFSSTAASLLLRGQLKTSEDREGMRVIPGVLGDPATYKPLLGDDGKPIKNTIAMSAFQYHFTDGYGAYGADEVNIYDATVIRLREISLGYEVPKTFLKKYTKVFGGLRLSASGRNLWFYAPNMLPGLNFDPEILSNFSDSNIQGFDLGASPSTRRFGLNITATF; encoded by the coding sequence ATGAGGAAAATTCTATTTCTGAGCTTCCTGTTGATATGCGCAGGTTGTGTCACAGTAGTGGCTCAAGATCGCAAGATTACAGGAAAAGTGACCTCGGCAGAGGACGGGAGTGCCCTGCCAGGTGTGTCGGTAGTAGTAAAGGGTACGTCGAAAGGTGTGAATACCGACGGGAATGGAAGCTATTCAATAGATGCTTCTAACAGCTCTACATTAGTGTTTAGCTTTGTTGGTACGGTTTCTCAAGAAATTGCTGTAGGTAACCGCACCCAAATCAACGTTACCTTGGCAGCTGACACCAAGCAATTGTCGGAAGTGGTAGTAACGGCGGTTGGTATCCAGCGCGACAAGAAGGCATTGGCTTTTGCCGTTTCTAACGTAAAAGGGTCTGATTTACAACAACGTTCTGAGCCTGACCCACTTCGTGCATTGAGTGGTAAAGTGCCAGGGGTTAACATCACAGCAGGTAACGGTGCCCCAGGTGCGGGTACTCGTATCACCATTCGTGGTAACAACTCATTTACAGGTAATAACCAACCTCTTTTTGTTGTGGACGGTATTCCTTTTGATAACGGTGTAAACTCGACCCAAGGTTACAACCAAAACACCGTAACCTCAAACCGTGCGTATGACATCGACCCTAACAACATTGAGTCAATGACGGTATTGAAAGGTGCAGCGGCTTCGGCGCTTTACGGTTCACGTGCTGCCAATGGGGTAATCGTTATCACCACAAAAGCAGGTAGCAAATCGGCCCGCAAAGGATTGGAAGTAACCTACAATTCTTCTTATTCGGTTGAAAAAATATCTTCATTACCTGAGTACCAAGATAGCTATTCTCAAGGTTCAAATCAAACGTATAATGGTGGTTTTATCGGAAACTGGGGAACTGCCATGCCAGATGCAGTAGATCGTATCAACGCGGCTTTGGGCTTTGAGCGTTATTCTAAAATCATTGACCCTGATTATCCTGCAGGTACAATTCCTCACCCATTGGTAGATGCTACTGTTCCATACGGTGCCGCGCGTTACAAAACAGCTTTCCCTGAGCTATTGCAAGCAAATGGCCGTGGTATTGCAGTACCTTTGAAAGCATACGATATTGTAGGTGGATTTTTCCGTACAGGAAAAGTATTGGAAAACGGTATCCAAATTAACTCTACGGGTGACAAAACATCTATCAATGCGTCAATGTCACGTACAAAAAATGATGGGATTGTTCCTAACTCATCAACAGAGCGTACTACATTGAGTTTCGGTGGAAATGCTACCTTGGTCAATGGCCTAAATGTGAGCGGTAGCGTAGCCTATACCCGTACCAACCAAACAAGCCCACAATCAGGTGCTGGTTATTATGCTGATTACGGCGGCTTGGCTTCAGCTGGATCTATCTATAGTCGTTTATTTTATTTGCCACGTAACTATGATTTGAACGGCTATCCTTTTGAAAACCCAGTGGATGGTTCAAACGTATTCTACCGTGCACTTGACAATCCACTTTGGACGTCTAAGTACAATCTTTATACCTCAAGTGTAAACCGTGTTTACGGAAACATGGCATTGAGTTACGACGTAACACCTTGGTTAAACCTAACGGCTCGGGGTGGTTTGAATACGTACTCAGAAATTCGCCGCAACCAAGTTCGTCCAGGTGGTACTTTCCAGCCACTTGGGTCTGTATTACGCCAAGATTTGACCAATTCAGAGGTTGACTTTACGTTTTTGGCCACCGCACAGCATGACTTTACTGAAAAATTCAACGCAAAATTATTGCTTGGATTTAACCCTAACGAACGTAGTTACAGTGAGTCAGGCGTAGCTGGATCTCCTGTAATTGATCCAAACGTAATGACAACTGCAGCAACTTTGACCCAAACTGCGTACGAATATTCTCGCAAGCGCCGTTTGTATGGTATTTTCTCTGAATTAACCTTGGGTTATGGCAACTATGCGTTCATTACGGCATCAGTTCGTCAAGACCATTCTTCTACCTTACCTGCGGCTAACAATAGCTATATCTATCCTGCTATTTCAGGTTCGCTTATCTTCACTGACATCTTTGCTCTTCCTAAAAACATTATCAACTTTGGTAAAATCAGAGCTAACTATGCTAAGGTAGGTAAAGATGCAGATCCATACCAAGTAAATACGGCTTACAACTTGAGTCGTACTTTCTACAATGCAACGGCCATTTCAACCGCTTCTTTACCAAGCCAGTTGAACAACGCCTCTCTAAGACCAGAATTTACGTCTGAGGTAGAATTAGGTGCCGAACTTCAATTCTTAAACAACCGTATCGGTGTTGATATTGCTAACTTTAATCGTGTTTCTACAGATTTGATTGTAACGCGTCAGTTGCCAAACACTACTGGTTTTAACACAGAAATCACCAACGCAGGTAAAATCTCAAACAAAGGATGGGAATTGGGCTTAACGCTTGTGCCAGTAAAACTACGTAATGGCTTTACTTGGACTTCGTTTGTAGCTTATACACGTATCCGCTCTAAAGTAGAAGATGCAGGCCCTGGTGGAGAAATCTTCATCGGTGGAACTGGTCTTTCGTCATTGGGAACTATCTTCCGTAACGGATTGCCTTATGGCCAAATTTACGGATCAGTAAATGCACGCGACGAAAATGGCAACTTGTTGATTAACCCTAACACTGGTTTGCCAATCCGCGCGGCTAGTGCGTCCATCATCGGAGATCCTAACACAAGATACACTTTGGGTTGGACAAACACAGTGTCTTTCAAAGGATTTAATTTGAATATCTTGCTTGATTACAAAGCGGGTGGAAGCTTGTTCTCATCTACGGCAGCGTCGTTGTTGTTGCGTGGTCAGTTGAAAACTTCAGAAGATCGTGAAGGAATGCGCGTAATTCCAGGTGTCTTGGGTGATCCAGCTACGTACAAGCCATTGTTGGGTGACGACGGTAAGCCTATCAAAAACACGATTGCCATGTCTGCCTTCCAGTACCACTTCACAGATGGCTATGGTGCATACGGTGCTGATGAAGTAAACATCTACGATGCTACAGTTATCCGCTTGCGTGAAATTTCTTTGGGTTATGAAGTTCCAAAAACATTCCTAAAAAAATACACGAAAGTATTTGGTGGGCTTCGCCTCTCTGCTTCGGGTCGTAACTTGTGGTTCTACGCTCCAAACATGTTGCCTGGCTTGAACTTTGACCCAGAGATTTTATCAAACTTCTCTGATTCAAACATCCAAGGATTTGATTTAGGGGCTTCACCATCGACTCGTCGTTTTGGTCTGAACATAACGGCAACGTTCTAA
- a CDS encoding superoxide dismutase, whose product MAFTLDPLPYASDALEPHFDQTTMEIHHGRHHNTYVTNLNNAVAGTPNEGKGIEELVANAGAISPAVRNNGGGHWNHTFFWNILSPNGGGAPVGELAAAIDAKFGSFDAFKDEFKKAALGRFGSGWAWLIKTAEGVAITSTPNQDNPLMDIAEVKGTPILGLDVWEHAYYLKYQNKRPDYVDAFWNVVDWNKAEATFQGA is encoded by the coding sequence ATGGCTTTTACATTAGATCCGCTTCCATACGCATCTGACGCGTTGGAACCCCATTTCGACCAAACGACAATGGAAATCCACCACGGTCGTCACCATAATACTTACGTTACGAACCTCAACAATGCCGTAGCTGGTACGCCAAACGAAGGCAAAGGCATCGAAGAATTGGTAGCCAATGCGGGCGCTATCTCACCAGCCGTTCGTAACAACGGCGGTGGCCACTGGAACCACACGTTTTTCTGGAATATCCTTTCACCCAACGGTGGAGGTGCTCCAGTAGGTGAATTAGCGGCGGCTATCGACGCTAAATTTGGTTCATTTGATGCGTTCAAGGACGAGTTCAAAAAAGCAGCGTTGGGCCGTTTTGGTTCGGGCTGGGCGTGGCTTATCAAAACTGCCGAAGGCGTAGCCATCACTTCAACTCCCAACCAAGACAACCCGTTGATGGACATTGCCGAAGTAAAAGGCACACCTATCCTCGGCCTTGACGTGTGGGAGCACGCTTACTACTTGAAATACCAAAACAAACGCCCCGATTACGTAGATGCGTTTTGGAACGTCGTAGATTGGAACAAAGCCGAAGCTACTTTCCAAGGAGCGTAA
- a CDS encoding SusD/RagB family nutrient-binding outer membrane lipoprotein, translating to MNYKNIVKTLSLGGLIAIASSCQLTELDINTDPNRPATGSLALLLPVAENAAVNAHLAVNDAAMGFAGLSTSSDSYNLSNTSFQGTWNANYRSLQTIEEMLKASADGKNPVYRGIALTLKAFSVGHMVDMFGDIPYTEAWKGNAAEPNKTPKFDKDSEIYEDLLKLCDQAIAELAKPQAVAVANDYFGGGSAATWTRIAKTVKLRLLLTSRKGRANGNAELKAAFDAGGYITTAAQNWTYLYSKQVAPERNTHPWYGTYAGLGDPGYINHQLMGEMILNKDPRLPFYFYRQTSRVLDQNNPTDRGTTPFGGSYLPLRATFLEEYKRVFGFTGDLPASEIAYIAGFFGRDRGDVSGAAADGPLRTAPGCYPAGGVYSDKTTAAVALTGQAALNTGGDGQWPIIHSWNTKYYQIEAILDNTGVTGDAKALFEAAMREQIAVVVAQGLKSDPTRAKAPAAADITAYVNEWLKLYDAAATNSAKLNVVAKQIWFCSWGQGMDLWNFQRRTGYPIQSQFKQFSVGIMTPISKPPRQYALRLPYPQSEGALNPNASKYITDVIFDRDPIFWDKVKVKWEF from the coding sequence ATGAATTACAAAAACATAGTTAAAACCCTGTCGCTAGGAGGACTTATTGCCATTGCAAGTTCTTGCCAACTGACAGAATTGGATATTAACACTGACCCTAACCGACCAGCGACGGGCTCGTTAGCGCTTTTGTTACCTGTTGCAGAAAACGCAGCCGTTAATGCACACCTTGCTGTTAACGACGCTGCAATGGGTTTTGCTGGCCTTAGCACGAGTTCAGATTCTTACAACTTGAGTAATACGTCTTTTCAGGGGACTTGGAATGCTAACTATCGATCATTGCAGACCATTGAAGAGATGTTAAAGGCCTCAGCAGATGGAAAAAATCCCGTTTATCGTGGAATCGCTTTGACTTTGAAAGCATTTTCGGTAGGTCACATGGTGGATATGTTTGGTGATATTCCTTACACTGAGGCGTGGAAAGGAAATGCCGCAGAGCCTAATAAAACACCGAAGTTTGATAAAGACTCGGAGATTTATGAAGACTTGCTCAAATTGTGCGACCAAGCGATTGCAGAATTGGCAAAACCACAGGCGGTAGCCGTAGCCAACGATTATTTCGGTGGTGGGAGTGCTGCTACTTGGACGCGCATTGCAAAAACAGTGAAGCTACGCTTATTGCTTACTTCTCGTAAAGGCCGCGCCAACGGAAATGCAGAATTAAAAGCCGCTTTTGATGCGGGTGGTTATATTACTACTGCTGCCCAAAACTGGACTTATTTGTACTCTAAGCAAGTAGCGCCTGAGAGAAATACCCACCCCTGGTACGGAACATACGCAGGTCTTGGTGACCCAGGTTATATCAACCACCAGTTGATGGGTGAGATGATCCTAAACAAAGATCCACGCTTGCCTTTCTACTTTTATCGTCAGACAAGCCGCGTCCTAGACCAAAACAACCCGACTGACCGCGGTACAACCCCATTTGGAGGTTCTTATTTGCCATTACGTGCCACTTTCTTGGAAGAATATAAAAGAGTTTTTGGATTCACAGGAGACTTGCCAGCTAGTGAGATAGCCTACATCGCTGGCTTCTTTGGTCGCGACCGTGGTGATGTTTCAGGAGCAGCAGCCGATGGACCGTTGCGGACTGCTCCAGGATGTTATCCCGCTGGTGGTGTTTATTCTGATAAAACCACTGCTGCAGTAGCATTGACTGGACAAGCTGCCCTTAACACGGGTGGTGATGGTCAATGGCCTATCATCCACAGCTGGAACACAAAGTACTACCAAATTGAGGCAATTTTGGATAATACTGGTGTAACAGGCGACGCAAAAGCGTTATTTGAAGCAGCCATGCGTGAGCAAATTGCAGTAGTAGTAGCACAAGGACTAAAGTCTGACCCAACCCGCGCCAAAGCACCTGCTGCGGCTGATATTACTGCTTACGTAAATGAATGGTTGAAGCTTTACGATGCTGCTGCTACAAATTCTGCTAAACTCAATGTAGTAGCTAAGCAGATTTGGTTCTGCTCTTGGGGGCAAGGGATGGATTTGTGGAATTTCCAACGCCGCACAGGTTATCCTATCCAAAGTCAATTTAAGCAGTTTTCGGTAGGTATCATGACTCCAATCTCAAAACCACCACGTCAATACGCGTTGCGTTTGCCTTATCCTCAGTCGGAAGGTGCACTGAACCCTAACGCTTCTAAATATATCACAGATGTGATTTTTGACCGCGACCCAATCTTCTGGGACAAAGTGAAAGTGAAGTGGGAGTTTTAA
- a CDS encoding nucleoside deaminase — MYPLFSDEYYMQLALYEAEAAAEAGEIPVGAVIVCQRKIIAKTRNQTEQLTDVTAHAEILAITAAASYLGGKYLRDCTLYVTLEPCVMCAGALYWSQIGKVVYGASDEKRGFSLVKQPLLHPKTLVRRGVLEEENTQLLKNFFLKLRT; from the coding sequence ATGTACCCTTTATTTTCGGACGAATACTACATGCAACTAGCCCTTTACGAAGCCGAAGCCGCCGCCGAAGCGGGCGAAATCCCCGTGGGAGCGGTGATCGTATGCCAACGTAAAATTATTGCCAAAACCCGCAATCAAACCGAACAATTGACGGATGTCACTGCCCATGCCGAAATTTTGGCCATCACGGCAGCGGCTTCGTATTTGGGCGGAAAATATCTCCGCGATTGTACACTCTACGTAACGCTTGAGCCTTGCGTGATGTGTGCGGGTGCGCTGTATTGGTCGCAGATTGGCAAAGTCGTCTATGGTGCTTCCGACGAAAAACGCGGTTTTTCGCTCGTCAAACAGCCCCTGCTCCACCCCAAAACGTTGGTTCGCCGAGGTGTACTTGAAGAAGAAAATACGCAATTGTTGAAGAATTTTTTCCTCAAGCTGCGAACATAA
- a CDS encoding carbohydrate kinase family protein — protein sequence MMNRKYALVSVGELLADLIGTEFTQNLTDTTTFQRFQGGSPANLAANMARLGNQTALVSCVGIDNVGNYLIEKVAETGVDTTYIAKDALAPTSIVLVSRTKGTPDFIAYRTADRMIQREHISDELLKNASFFHTTCFALSQEPAQSAIVDAAARAQAAGCIVSLDANYAPPIWPDRVQAQKVIADYCKNGAFVKLSEDDAERIFGEVCPNAAIIQAFHQMGAQLVCLTLGGKGSIVSSNYGKDYVEIEGRPIEVKDATGAGDSYWSGFLTAWLDGKTPAECAQAGANIAALKISTVGPLPAKVDRAILY from the coding sequence ATGATGAACAGAAAATACGCTTTAGTATCGGTCGGAGAACTGCTGGCCGACCTTATCGGAACGGAGTTTACCCAAAACTTAACTGACACTACCACCTTCCAACGTTTTCAGGGAGGAAGCCCCGCTAACTTAGCCGCTAATATGGCGCGCTTGGGCAACCAGACCGCGCTGGTGTCGTGCGTTGGTATCGACAATGTGGGCAATTATCTCATTGAGAAAGTGGCTGAAACGGGCGTTGATACAACTTACATCGCCAAAGATGCCTTGGCTCCTACGAGTATTGTGTTGGTGTCACGTACCAAAGGAACGCCCGATTTTATTGCGTACCGCACGGCCGACCGAATGATTCAACGGGAACATATTTCGGACGAGTTACTCAAAAATGCCTCATTTTTTCATACTACTTGTTTTGCCTTGAGCCAAGAGCCTGCCCAAAGCGCCATTGTAGATGCGGCAGCAAGGGCGCAAGCAGCGGGCTGTATCGTAAGCCTTGACGCCAATTATGCGCCGCCTATTTGGCCCGACCGTGTGCAAGCCCAAAAAGTGATTGCGGATTATTGTAAAAACGGTGCTTTTGTAAAACTAAGTGAAGACGACGCCGAGCGAATTTTCGGCGAAGTTTGTCCAAATGCAGCGATTATTCAGGCTTTCCACCAAATGGGAGCGCAGTTGGTGTGTCTTACGTTGGGAGGAAAAGGAAGCATTGTTTCGTCTAATTATGGCAAAGATTACGTAGAAATAGAAGGCCGTCCGATTGAAGTAAAAGACGCTACGGGGGCGGGCGATTCGTACTGGTCAGGGTTTTTGACGGCGTGGCTGGACGGCAAAACCCCAGCCGAATGTGCCCAAGCGGGAGCCAATATTGCCGCGCTGAAAATCAGCACCGTAGGGCCGCTTCCCGCCAAAGTCGATAGAGCTATCTTGTATTGA
- a CDS encoding helix-turn-helix domain-containing protein, with translation MSSIAAKLCQYRAASKLTQQAVADQLGIKTNIYGSWEAGHTYPSARYLPELAVIFGVNINELFPDNNENKWNSSTILTKKMDENEAMRLVLRSKEEVIEAKNVIIAKQLAQIEKLQHELSNWRQENVK, from the coding sequence ATGAGTAGTATTGCAGCGAAGCTGTGTCAATACCGCGCAGCCTCAAAATTGACCCAACAGGCTGTAGCCGACCAACTTGGTATCAAAACCAACATCTACGGTTCTTGGGAAGCAGGCCATACATACCCCTCAGCTAGGTATTTACCTGAGTTAGCCGTAATTTTTGGGGTAAATATAAATGAACTCTTCCCAGACAACAACGAAAATAAATGGAATAGTAGTACTATATTAACCAAAAAAATGGACGAAAATGAGGCGATGAGGCTTGTTTTACGGAGCAAAGAAGAAGTAATAGAGGCCAAAAACGTAATTATTGCTAAACAGCTGGCACAAATCGAAAAATTACAGCATGAATTGAGTAATTGGAGACAAGAGAATGTTAAATAA